The segment CCGACCTGATGACGAGGGTGATCGTGGTGGCCGCCGACGGCGGGCTGCTCGCCGACGGCGCGCCCGCCGAGGTGTTCGCCCGCCACGGCGACGCGCTCGCCGATGCGGGGGTGTGGGTGCCCGGGCATCCGATCCGACTGCCGGTGCTGCCGACGGCATCCGCATCGGGAGCGACGGATGTGCTGCGCACGCAGGGACTCGCCGTGTCACGCGACCGTCGTCATGCGGTGCGCGCCGGACTCGACGTCGGCATCCCGGATGCGTCGGCGACGGCGATCACGGGGCCCAATGGTGCCGGCAAGTCGACCTTCGCGCTGACGCTCGCGGGGCTGCTGCCTCCGTTGGCGGGCGAGGTGGTCGCGGCCGAGCGCCTGCGCGGGCGCCGCGGCCTGCATCCCGACCACTGGTCGTCGCGCGAGCTGCTCACTCGCATCGGCACGGTGTTCCAGGAGCCGGAGCACCAGTTCCTCGCCCAGACGCTGCGCGAGGAGCTGGCGGTCGGGCCGCGGGCTCTCGGATACGACGATGCGCGGATCGATGCAGTCGTCGACGGGCTGCTGGAGCGGATCGGGCTCGCCCCGCTCGCCGCCGCCAACCCGTTCACCCTTTCGGGCGGCCAGAAGCGGCGCCTGTCGGTCGCGACCGTGCTGGCGGCATCGCCGTCGGTGATCGTGCTCGACGAACCCACCTTCGGGCAGGACCGGCGCGGATGGATCGAGCTCGTCACGATGCTGCAGGAGCAGATCGCCGCGGGAACGGCGATCATCGCCGTCACGCATGACGCCGAGGTGGTGCGCCATCTCGGCGGGCACCGGATCGCGCTGACTCCCGATGCGGGCGGGACGGAGGCGGCCGCATGAGCCGCGCCCGCGAGCTCGTCCCCGCTCTGCCCGCGACGGCGCCGGGGAAGGACGAGGTCGGCCGCGCGCCCTGGATCGCGGGGGTCAACCCCGTCACCCGCATCGTGCTCGCGCTCGTGCTGTCGATCCCGCTGTTCGCCTCGATCGACGTCGTGAGCGGTCTGGTCGCCATCGGCTTGCAGCTGCTGTGCGTTCCGTTGACGGGTCTGTCGGTGGGTACGGTGCTGCGCCGACTCGCCCTGCTGCTCGCGATCGCGCCGGTGGCGGGCATCAGCATGCTGCTCTACGCCGCGCCCGAGGGCCGGGTGCTGTGGAGTTTCGGCTTCGCCACGATCAGCGAGGGATCGATCCAGCTCGCCATCGCGGTGAGCGTCCGCGTCATCGCCCTGGGCCTGCCCACCATCCTGCTGTTCGGCCGGACCGATCCCACTGAGCTCGCGGATGCGCTCGCGCAGGTCGCGCATCTGCCCAGCCGGTTCGTGCTCGGCGTGCTCGCCGGCACACGGATGCTCGGACTGTTCGTCGACGACTGGCGCACCATGATTCTCGCCCGCCGGGCGCGCGGGGTGGGTGACCGTGGCGTGATCCGGCGGTTCCTGTCGATGTCGTTCGTGCTGCTCGTGTTCGCCGTGCGGCGGGGCACGAAGCTGGCCATGGCGATGGAGGCGCGCGGTTTTGGCTCCGACATCCCGCGCACCTGGTCGCGGCCGTCGCGCCTGTCGTGGCGCGATGCCGTGGCGCTCGCGGGCGGCCTGGCGATCATGGCGCTGGCGCTCGCCGCCGCCGTGGCCGCCGGAACCTTCCGCTTCATCTGGAGCTGAGAGCGCGTGCGGGTCGAGTACGTGGCGCGTGGGCATCCATCCGAGAACAGGCATCCGGCCCGCGTCGGGCGGATGAACGCCATTTCTGCCTGATTCCGGGCGGATGCCTGTTTTGGGGTGCGCGAGACGGGGCGCGGAGAATCCGCTCGCGGATGTCAGCGGGCGTCGAGCTCGGCGACGAGGCGGCGCGGCGCCGTCACACGGAAGGACGCGTCGATGAGTTCGGCGACCTCCTGCCAGTCCGTCTGGGCGTCGAGGTCGATACCGAGCCAGCCCGCCGGGCCCAGGTAGGCGGGCACCCAGAACCGCGGATCCTGCCGCAGCGCCGGGTCGTCGCCGGGATCGGGACGCACCAGGATCGCAGCGTCGTGAGCGATCCAGTGCTCATCGACGCGCTGCGAGCCGCCGTAGTAGCAGAACACCTTCTGCGTGAAGAACGCCGGTCGTCCGTGACTGACCTTCTCCGCGGCCGAGGGCAGGGCACACGCGATCTCCCGCACCCGCGCGAGCAGCGGATCGTCGGGGGAGAACATCAGCGGATGCGCCATCGCGGCTTCCTCACGTCGCGTTCCAGAGGTCCTGGTAATAGGCCATGCGCTCACGGTCGGGGGTGAGGCCGTAGGCAGTGACGAGTGCGTCCTGCCAGCCCGGGCCGTAGTTCCACTCCGTGCTCATTGCGGTGACGGCGATATCGGCCCAGCGGTCTGCGATGCCGAGGGCGGCCAGGTCGACGTGGGCCACGGGGCGGCCGTCGTCATCGAGGAGGGTGTTCGGGGCGCACGCATCGCCATGGCACACGACGAGCAGATCCGTCTCCGGCGGCGTACGAAGGTCGGCGGGAATGGCGATGCCCCGCCCGGCGGCGTTCGCGATCCGCGCGGGGACCTCCCAGGACCACGCGCATTCGGCGACGGGCAGGGCCTCGTGGAGCATCCGGAGCCCCTCGCCGAGGGCGCGCACGGCGGTGGCCGGTTCGTCGACCCAGCGCGGGTCGACGGCGCTGCGTGCATCGATGGCGACGGTCACGAGCCACTCCTCGGTGCCGTCCTCACCGTGGTCGATCACCTCGGGCACGCGCGTCCAGCGCCGCGCCCATCGCATCCGCTCGGCCTCGTCGCGCATGCTCGTCTCGGCGTTGCGCGGCCCGTGCTTGATGTACCGTCCGTCGTCGGTGCGGAAGGTGACGCCTCCGAGGTTGTTGAGCCAGACCGCTCTCAGCGCCGCGCCCCGTGCCAGCTCGCGTACCCGGGCGGGTACGGCGACATCGACGGACGGGATGCTCATCTCCCCATGGTGGCACGCGCGTGACGGCGTCACACCCGGTCGCGCAGCACCTCTTCCAGCACGATGGCATGGGTGTGCTCCTCGTCGTGGAGCGCGTAGACGAGTGTGACGACGTCCTTGCCGCGGATCGCTGCCACGAGTTCGTCGAGCGCCTCGGCATCGTCGCCGGACAGTTCGCTGCGGTAACGCGCGGCGCACTCGTCGAAGTCGGCATCCGTCTCGGCGGCGTGCCACGCTTTGCGCAGTTCTGGCGAAGGGGCCACCTCCTTCGCCCATAGGTCGATCGCGGCGCGGTCCTTGGAGACGCCGCGCGGCCACAGCCGGTCGACGAGCACGCGGAACCCGTCGCCGGGCTCGGCGGTGTCGTAGGCTCGCTTGCGACGCAGGTCCATGACCCCAGCCAACACCCGTCCCGACGATTTCGCCAGGGATCGCGTGCATGCTGATACTTAGGATCACGTATCCTGAGACTCAGTCGCCTATCTGATCGTGCGACCGAGCCGTGACGTTCGAAGGAGAACACATGCAGATCCAGGGAACCGGCGCCCTTATCACGGGCGGCGCCAGCGGACTCGGGCTCGCCACCGCGAAGCGCCTCGCCGCTGCAGGCGCGCACGTGACGATCGCCGACCTGCCCTCATCGCCCGGTGAACAGGTGGCGGCCGAACTCGGCGGCGTCTTCGCCGCCGCCGACGTCACCGACGCCGAGCAGGTGCGCGCCGCGGTCGCCGCCGCGCAGCAGGCCGCGCCGCTGCGGATCGTCGTGAACTGCGCAGGGATCGCTCCGCCGGCCAAGGTGCTCGACCGCGACGGAAACCCCGGCTCGCTCGCTGATTTCGAGAAGATCATCCGTATCAATCTCATCGGCACGTACAACGTAATCGGGCAGGCCTCGGCCGTCATCGCGCAGAACCAGCCGACCGAGAGCGGCGACCGCGGCGTCATCGTCAACACGGCCAGCGTGGCCGCCTTCGACGGTCAGATCGGCCAGCCCGCGTACTCGGCGTCGAAGGGCGGCGTACATGCCATGACCCTGCCGATCGCCCGTGAGCTCGCGCGCTACGGCATCCGCGTGTGCACGATCGCGCCGGGGATCATGGAGACGCCGATGCTCGCGGGTCTGCCCGAAGCGGCGCAGGACTCTCTCGGACAGCAGGTGCCGTATCCCTCGCGCCTCGGCCGGCCCGACGAATACGCCGTGCTCGCGCAGCAGATCGTCGAGAACGGCTATCTCAACGGCGAGACCATCCGCCTCGACGGCGCGATCCGCATGGCGCCGAAGTGAGCGGCGCGATAGACCGTCTCGAGCACACAGACCAGGAGTACCCATGACCGAGAAGAAGCCGCTCTCCGGCAAGACCATCCTGATGTCCGGCGGAAGCCGCGGAATCGGGCTCGCGATCGCCCTGCGCGCCGCCGCCGACGGGGCGAACATCGCCCTGCTCGCCAAGACCGATACACCCAACCCCAAGCTCGAGGGCACGATCCACACGGCGGCCGAGCAGATCCGTGCCGTGGGCGGGCGGGCGCTGCCGATCGTCGGCGACGTGCGCGACGACTCCGACATCACCGAGGCCGTGATGAAGGCCCAGGGCGAGTTCGGCGGCATCGACATCGTCGTGAACAACGCCAGCGTCATCGACCTGTCGCGCTCGCTCGATCTCGCCGCCAAGAAGTACGACCTCATGCAGGACGTCAACGTGCGCGGCACGTTCATGCTCTCCCGTGCCGCCATCCCGCAGCTGCGCGAGTCGGGCAACCCGCACATCCTCTCCCTCTCGCCGCCGCTGAACCCGAGCCCGAAATGGTTGGGGGCGCACACCGGCTACACGCTGGCGAAGTTCGGGATGACGATGGTGACGCTGGGCCTGGCCGCGGAGTTCGCCGAGGACGGCATCGCCGCGAACACGCTGTGGCCGCGCACGACCATCGCCACCGCCGCCGTGCAGAACCTCCTCGGCGGCGACAAGGTGATGGCCGCCAGCCGTACCGCCGACATCTATGCGGATGCCGCCTACGCTGTGCTCACCAAGCCGTCGCGGGAGTGCACGGGCCAGTCGCTCATCGTCGAAGACGTGCTCGAAGCCGAGGGCGTGACCGACTTCTCCCACTACGCCGCCGTACCTGGCACCCCCGACGACCGGCTCTTCCCGGACATCTTCCTCGACTGATCACTCCTGCGCCGGGTACGTCGCTCAGACCAGAAGGTAGAGCGATCCGATGATCGTCATGATGATGACGAGCCGGTCGAAGAGCGCCTGCGGGATGCGCGACGCGATGCCCAGGCCGATGAGGGCGCCGATGACCACGGCGGGGGCGAGGGCGAGATCCATCCACAGCACCTCGGGAGTGAACAATCCGATCCCGGCGAGGAACGGGACTTTCACCAGGTTGACGATCGCGAAGAACCAGGCCGCGGTGCCGAGGAACGTCATCACCGGGGCCCTCGTGGCGAGGAAGTACATCGACATCGCGGGTCCGCCGGCGTT is part of the Microbacterium pseudoresistens genome and harbors:
- a CDS encoding aminoglycoside 3'-phosphotransferase; this translates as MSIPSVDVAVPARVRELARGAALRAVWLNNLGGVTFRTDDGRYIKHGPRNAETSMRDEAERMRWARRWTRVPEVIDHGEDGTEEWLVTVAIDARSAVDPRWVDEPATAVRALGEGLRMLHEALPVAECAWSWEVPARIANAAGRGIAIPADLRTPPETDLLVVCHGDACAPNTLLDDDGRPVAHVDLAALGIADRWADIAVTAMSTEWNYGPGWQDALVTAYGLTPDRERMAYYQDLWNAT
- a CDS encoding ABC transporter ATP-binding protein; this encodes MAVSPARVVAEGWGWRYAGRRLPAVRDVTVTIEPGERVLLLGASGAGKSTLMAGMAGLLGDAEEGEESGSLTIDGTRPEQQRGRVGLVLQDPDAGVVLSRVGDDVAFGCENLGVPTAEIPVRVAEALEAVGLDVPPRRATKALSGGQKQRLSLAGALAMRPGLLLLDEPTANLDPEGVQEIRGSVQRVVEETGATLVVIEHRTEVWTDLMTRVIVVAADGGLLADGAPAEVFARHGDALADAGVWVPGHPIRLPVLPTASASGATDVLRTQGLAVSRDRRHAVRAGLDVGIPDASATAITGPNGAGKSTFALTLAGLLPPLAGEVVAAERLRGRRGLHPDHWSSRELLTRIGTVFQEPEHQFLAQTLREELAVGPRALGYDDARIDAVVDGLLERIGLAPLAAANPFTLSGGQKRRLSVATVLAASPSVIVLDEPTFGQDRRGWIELVTMLQEQIAAGTAIIAVTHDAEVVRHLGGHRIALTPDAGGTEAAA
- a CDS encoding DUF488 domain-containing protein; translation: MDLRRKRAYDTAEPGDGFRVLVDRLWPRGVSKDRAAIDLWAKEVAPSPELRKAWHAAETDADFDECAARYRSELSGDDAEALDELVAAIRGKDVVTLVYALHDEEHTHAIVLEEVLRDRV
- a CDS encoding SDR family oxidoreductase, producing MTEKKPLSGKTILMSGGSRGIGLAIALRAAADGANIALLAKTDTPNPKLEGTIHTAAEQIRAVGGRALPIVGDVRDDSDITEAVMKAQGEFGGIDIVVNNASVIDLSRSLDLAAKKYDLMQDVNVRGTFMLSRAAIPQLRESGNPHILSLSPPLNPSPKWLGAHTGYTLAKFGMTMVTLGLAAEFAEDGIAANTLWPRTTIATAAVQNLLGGDKVMAASRTADIYADAAYAVLTKPSRECTGQSLIVEDVLEAEGVTDFSHYAAVPGTPDDRLFPDIFLD
- a CDS encoding MmcQ/YjbR family DNA-binding protein, with protein sequence MAHPLMFSPDDPLLARVREIACALPSAAEKVSHGRPAFFTQKVFCYYGGSQRVDEHWIAHDAAILVRPDPGDDPALRQDPRFWVPAYLGPAGWLGIDLDAQTDWQEVAELIDASFRVTAPRRLVAELDAR
- a CDS encoding energy-coupling factor transporter transmembrane component T family protein, translating into MSRARELVPALPATAPGKDEVGRAPWIAGVNPVTRIVLALVLSIPLFASIDVVSGLVAIGLQLLCVPLTGLSVGTVLRRLALLLAIAPVAGISMLLYAAPEGRVLWSFGFATISEGSIQLAIAVSVRVIALGLPTILLFGRTDPTELADALAQVAHLPSRFVLGVLAGTRMLGLFVDDWRTMILARRARGVGDRGVIRRFLSMSFVLLVFAVRRGTKLAMAMEARGFGSDIPRTWSRPSRLSWRDAVALAGGLAIMALALAAAVAAGTFRFIWS
- a CDS encoding SDR family NAD(P)-dependent oxidoreductase, encoding MQIQGTGALITGGASGLGLATAKRLAAAGAHVTIADLPSSPGEQVAAELGGVFAAADVTDAEQVRAAVAAAQQAAPLRIVVNCAGIAPPAKVLDRDGNPGSLADFEKIIRINLIGTYNVIGQASAVIAQNQPTESGDRGVIVNTASVAAFDGQIGQPAYSASKGGVHAMTLPIARELARYGIRVCTIAPGIMETPMLAGLPEAAQDSLGQQVPYPSRLGRPDEYAVLAQQIVENGYLNGETIRLDGAIRMAPK